CAAGGTAAGGGGGTAGTCGAGTAGGTCGGGTTAGCGCAGCGCAACCCGACGGAGCACATGCGATACCGGCGAGCATGTATTCCGGGTGGCTCGTTCTTCTTCACCGTGGTGACGGAGCAACGGCGGCCGCTCTTTACGTCCGCGGATACGGTTGGGGTCTTGCGAGCGGCGTTCCGCGCAGTACGTTCAACTCACCCCTTCGAGATAGATACCATGGTAGTTCTGCCTGATCATCTGTATTGCATCTGGACGCTGCCGCCGGGCGATGCCGACTTCGCGACGCGCTGGCGGCTCATCAAGACATGGTTCACCAAGCACCGTGACCCGGCACTACGCACCAGGCCGAATCCCGCACGGACAGCAAAGCGGAACAGGCGGTATGGCACCAGCGCTATTGGGAACATGCGCTCCGGGACGAAGCCGATGCCATCCGGCATGGCGAGTACGTGCATTTCAACCCGGTCAAGCACGGGCTGGTGTCATCGGCAGTGGCGTGGCCGTATTCCAGCTTTCACCAATATGTTGAGGCCGGGATCTATTCAGCGGAGTGGGGACAGGGTACGATGGATTTCGAAGGGGTAGGGCAGGAATGATGGAATCGGGTTGTCGGGTTACGCTGCGCTAACCCGACCTACAATACTGATGCTTCCAGCCGGTCTCGATAGCAAGGCTGCCGCCGCCTTGCCGCTAAAACATCCGCAATGACGCGGCGATAGGCTCCGAGGGGAGATGGGGCTCCGTCAGATTAGGCGGCGAGCCCGTCGGCCCTAAACAGATTAGGCCGATCTGTCTAATGTGAGTCAGCCGGAAAGTGGGAGGTCAAGCAGCCGCGAGCTTCTTGACGCGGAGCGACCGGCGTTTGGTCTCTGCCTTCGCCAGATCGTAGTGGAGTTGCTGGCTGAGCCCGCTCTCCGCTGTGGTACCGAAGACGATCGACAGACGGACCGCCATCTCCGGGCTAATGCCTGCGCGGCAGTTCAGGATACTCGAGAGGGTCTTGCGGGCTGACTCCGAGCGCGTTGGTCGCCTCGGTCACGGTCAAACCGAGAGGCTGAAAACAGAGCTCTCGGAGGACCTTACCGGGATGGGGCGGATTGTGCATTGTCATAGGGACACTTCAGCGATAATCCTCATAATCGACATTGACAACATCGCGGCCTGAGAGCGCGAACGTGATATGCCAATTCCCACTCACGCTCACAGCCCATGTTCCTGTTCGATCGCCCTTTGGTAGGTGCAGGTCCAGTCTCGGCAGGCCCATGCCGCGAGGCGCCCTCGCGACGTTCGATCGACCGAGGATCAGGCGTAGTCCATGGGCATGCTTGGTTTGGATGCCGGCAGTTGTTCCGCTGGCTGAATGTTCATATAAACGTGAGTCATCATTGTATATATCCTGATGGGGGGATTTCTGAATGCCGATTATTCTTCGCACGGGGCTGTTGCTGACACTCTCGAACATTTTCATGACGTTTGCCTGGTATGGTCATCTGAAAAATCTGAACAATCGTAACTGGTACATTGCGGCCTTGGCCAGTTGGGGGATCGCACTTTTCGAGTATTTGCTCCAAGTGCCGGCCAACCGCATTGGTTATACACAACTCAGTGTTTCGCAGTTAAAAATTATGCAGGAAGTCATCGCCTTATCCGTGTTTGCCCCGTTTGCTGTCCTCTACATGAATGAGCCCGTGAAACTTGATTTTCTATGGGCAGGCCTCTGTCTGCTCGGTGCGGTCTATTTTATCTTTCGCGCGTGAGTGAACCGGAGAGATGTCGGCGTAAGGATCAGCTTTTCTCACCCACCTGTAATTCCTTGATCAGACGGGCAAGCACGTCCGTTGAGGATGTTGCGGCCTTCGATTGATTGCCCCCAAAATGGTGCAGGGCCTCGACGAGGCCGGCCGCCTTCCGATCGTTGGTAACAACCGTATGAAATGGGACGCTTCGATCGGTTGTCACGCCTCGCCGATGTCTTCATACCAAACGTCAGAATGCGCCTCGATGAACGCGCTCAGCAGACCTGCGCATTCCGATGAATCCAGGTCGAGGACGTTCACGTTCCGTTCACGGAGCCAGTCTATCCCACCGCGGAACGTCCGCGACTCGCCAACAACGACCGTGCCGATCCGGAACTGGACGATGAGCCCGCTACAGTACCAACACGGAGCCAAGGTCGTAACCATGATCGTGTCCTGGTACCTGCGCTGACGTCCTGCCTTTCGAAACGCATCGGTCTCACCGTGCACCGACGGGTCATTCTCCTGGACACGACGGTTATGACCTCGGCCGAGTAGTGCCCCGTTCTGATCGAAGAGGGCCGCGCCGATCGGAATCCCACCTTCAGTCAGGCCAAGCCTGGCTTCTTCGAGGGCAACAGCAAGCATTGCCTGGTAATCAACTCCCTCGCTCATACGTAACCTCGCAAGCAGCGGCCCAAGAGGGCGGCATGGGTCTCCTCCCGCGCCCAGATAGGGGGATGGGCGAAACTTAAGAAAGCGACTTTATGACTGATCACGAACACACACGCTCCATGATTCGACACAGGAATATTCACACGCCCCCGGCTTCAGATGCCTAGTTGCCGACAGTGACACGATGCGCCTCGAAGGCATCGC
This genomic interval from Candidatus Methylomirabilis tolerans contains the following:
- a CDS encoding type II toxin-antitoxin system RelE/ParE family toxin, which translates into the protein MFESVSNSPVRRIIGIQKSPHQDIYNDDSRLYEHSASGTTAGIQTKHAHGLRLILGRSNVARAPRGMGLPRLDLHLPKGDRTGTWAVSVSGNWHITFALSGRDVVNVDYEDYR
- a CDS encoding DMT family protein; the encoded protein is MPIILRTGLLLTLSNIFMTFAWYGHLKNLNNRNWYIAALASWGIALFEYLLQVPANRIGYTQLSVSQLKIMQEVIALSVFAPFAVLYMNEPVKLDFLWAGLCLLGAVYFIFRA
- a CDS encoding nucleoside deaminase, which translates into the protein MSEGVDYQAMLAVALEEARLGLTEGGIPIGAALFDQNGALLGRGHNRRVQENDPSVHGETDAFRKAGRQRRYQDTIMVTTLAPCWYCSGLIVQFRIGTVVVGESRTFRGGIDWLRERNVNVLDLDSSECAGLLSAFIEAHSDVWYEDIGEA